One genomic segment of Pseudomonas sp. p1(2021b) includes these proteins:
- the nadB gene encoding L-aspartate oxidase yields MSQQFQHDVLVIGSGAAGLSLALNLPSHLRIAVLSKGDLANGSTFWAQGGVAAVLDDTDTVQSHVEDTLNAGGGLCHEDAVRFTVEHSREAIEWLIEQGVPFTRDEHYSVDDGGFEFHLTREGGHSHRRIIHAADATGAAIFTALLAQARQRPNIELLEQRVAVDLITERRLGLPGDRCLGAYVLDRNTGEVDTFGARFTVLATGGAAKVYLYTSNPDGACGDGIAMAWRAGCRVANLEFNQFHPTCLYHPQAKSFLITEALRGEGALLRLPNGERFMPRFDPREELAPRDIVARAIDHEMKRLGVDCVYLDISHKPADFIKSHFPTVYERCLAFGIDITRQPIPVVPAAHYTCGGVMVDDRGHTDVPGLYAIGETSFTGLHGANRMASNSLLECFVYGRAAAADIEAHLAQVGMPTALPCWDASQVTDSDEDVIIAHNWDELRRFMWDYVGIVRTSKRLQRAEHRVRLLLDEIDEFYSNYKVSRDLIELRNLAQVAELMIRSAMQRKESRGLHYTLDYPGMLPEARDTILSPA; encoded by the coding sequence ATGAGCCAACAATTCCAACATGATGTCCTGGTGATCGGCAGCGGTGCCGCTGGCCTGAGCCTGGCACTGAACCTCCCCAGCCACCTGCGCATCGCCGTGCTGAGCAAAGGCGACCTGGCCAACGGTTCGACCTTTTGGGCCCAGGGCGGCGTCGCCGCAGTGCTGGATGACACCGATACCGTACAGTCCCATGTCGAGGACACGCTCAATGCCGGCGGCGGCCTGTGTCATGAGGATGCCGTGCGTTTCACCGTCGAGCATAGCCGCGAAGCCATCGAATGGCTGATCGAGCAAGGCGTGCCGTTTACCCGTGACGAGCACTACAGCGTCGATGACGGCGGCTTCGAATTCCACCTCACCCGCGAGGGCGGGCACAGCCACCGGCGCATCATCCATGCTGCCGATGCCACGGGCGCGGCCATCTTCACCGCATTGCTGGCCCAGGCCCGGCAACGCCCGAACATCGAGCTGCTGGAGCAGCGGGTGGCGGTCGACCTGATCACCGAGCGGCGCCTGGGCCTGCCGGGCGACCGCTGCCTGGGCGCCTACGTGCTGGACCGCAACACCGGCGAAGTCGATACCTTCGGTGCACGTTTCACTGTGCTGGCCACTGGCGGCGCGGCCAAGGTCTACCTCTATACCAGCAACCCCGACGGTGCCTGCGGCGATGGCATCGCCATGGCCTGGCGCGCCGGGTGCCGGGTGGCCAACCTGGAGTTCAACCAGTTCCACCCCACCTGCCTGTACCACCCCCAGGCCAAGAGTTTCCTGATCACCGAGGCCTTGCGCGGCGAAGGCGCCTTGCTGCGTCTGCCCAACGGCGAGCGCTTCATGCCACGCTTCGACCCGCGCGAAGAGCTGGCACCGCGCGATATCGTGGCCCGGGCCATCGACCATGAGATGAAGCGCCTGGGCGTGGACTGCGTGTACCTGGACATCAGTCACAAGCCGGCCGACTTCATCAAGAGCCATTTCCCCACCGTCTACGAGCGCTGCCTGGCGTTCGGCATCGACATCACTCGCCAGCCGATCCCGGTGGTGCCGGCGGCTCACTACACCTGTGGCGGGGTCATGGTCGACGACCGCGGGCACACCGACGTGCCAGGCCTGTATGCCATCGGCGAAACCAGCTTCACCGGCCTGCACGGTGCCAACCGCATGGCCAGCAATTCGCTGCTGGAGTGCTTCGTCTACGGCCGTGCAGCCGCTGCCGACATCGAGGCGCACCTTGCCCAAGTGGGCATGCCCACCGCCCTGCCCTGCTGGGATGCCAGCCAGGTCACCGACTCGGACGAGGACGTGATCATCGCGCACAACTGGGACGAACTGCGGCGCTTCATGTGGGACTACGTAGGTATCGTGCGCACCAGCAAACGCCTGCAACGCGCCGAACACCGCGTACGTCTGCTGCTGGACGAGATCGACGAGTTCTACAGCAACTACAAGGTCAGCCGCGACCTGATCGAGCTGCGCAACCTGGCCCAGGTGGCGGAGCTGATGATCCGCTCGGCGATGCAACGCAAGGAAAGCCGAGGGCTGCATTACACCCTGGATTACCCGGGGATGCTGCCCGAGGCCAGGGACACTATCCTCAGCCCGGCCTGA
- the rpoE gene encoding RNA polymerase sigma factor RpoE, translating into MLTQEEDQQLVERVQRGDRRAFDLLVLKYQHKILGLIVRFVHDTHEAQDVAQEAFIKAYRALGNFRGDSAFYTWLYRIAINTAKNYLVSRGRRPPDSDVSSEDAEFYDGDHGLKDLESPERALLRDEIEGTVHRTIQQLPEDLRTALTLREFDGLSYEDIASVMQCPVGTVRSRIFRAREAIDKALQPLLQET; encoded by the coding sequence ATGCTAACCCAGGAAGAGGATCAGCAGCTGGTCGAGCGCGTGCAGCGCGGCGACAGGCGAGCGTTCGATCTGTTGGTGCTGAAGTATCAGCACAAGATTCTCGGGTTGATCGTGCGGTTCGTACACGACACCCACGAGGCCCAGGATGTCGCGCAGGAGGCTTTTATCAAGGCCTACCGGGCGCTGGGAAATTTTCGCGGTGACAGTGCGTTCTATACCTGGCTGTACCGCATCGCCATCAATACGGCGAAGAACTATCTGGTATCCCGTGGAAGACGGCCGCCAGACAGCGATGTGAGCTCCGAGGATGCGGAGTTTTACGACGGCGATCATGGTCTCAAGGATCTCGAGTCCCCAGAGCGCGCGTTGTTGCGGGATGAAATCGAAGGCACTGTCCATCGCACCATCCAGCAGCTGCCCGAGGACCTGCGCACGGCATTGACCCTACGTGAGTTCGACGGACTGAGTTACGAAGACATTGCCAGTGTCATGCAATGTCCGGTGGGTACCGTGCGCTCTCGAATCTTCCGCGCTCGGGAGGCCATAGACAAAGCCCTGCAACCGTTGTTGCAGGAAACCTGA
- a CDS encoding sigma-E factor negative regulatory protein: MSREALQESLSAVMDNEADELELRRVLNAVDDPETRATWSRYQVARAAMHNELVLPKLDIASAVSAALADEAVPAKVKQGPWRSIGRLAVAASVTVAVLAGVRLYNQDEITGAELASQQPAQQGLSVPQSKGPAVLAGYSESSEQPTGPMANGVLQNQAGWDQRLPGYLRQHAQESALKGTETALPYARAASLENR; the protein is encoded by the coding sequence ATGAGTCGTGAAGCTTTGCAGGAATCGCTGTCCGCGGTGATGGATAACGAAGCGGACGAACTGGAACTGCGTCGGGTGTTGAACGCCGTCGACGATCCTGAAACCCGTGCCACCTGGTCGCGCTACCAGGTTGCCCGTGCAGCCATGCACAACGAGCTGGTGCTGCCGAAGCTCGATATCGCCTCGGCGGTATCCGCCGCGCTGGCCGACGAAGCCGTGCCTGCCAAGGTCAAGCAAGGCCCATGGCGCAGCATCGGCCGCCTGGCTGTCGCAGCCTCGGTGACCGTTGCCGTACTGGCTGGCGTGCGCCTGTACAACCAGGACGAGATCACCGGTGCCGAGCTCGCTTCCCAGCAGCCAGCCCAACAAGGCCTGAGCGTGCCACAAAGCAAAGGCCCAGCTGTTTTGGCAGGCTATAGTGAAAGCAGTGAGCAACCGACCGGGCCGATGGCCAACGGCGTGCTGCAGAACCAGGCCGGCTGGGATCAGCGTCTGCCAGGCTACCTGCGCCAGCATGCCCAGGAATCCGCGCTCAAGGGCACCGAAACCGCTCTGCCCTACGCACGCGCCGCCAGCCTGGAAAACCGTTAA
- a CDS encoding MucB/RseB C-terminal domain-containing protein: protein MRALPLLSLLLGSCMTVPALAANSSPEASEWLNKLARAEQEQSYQGSFVYERNGSFSSHDIWHRVQDGKVSERLLQLDGAAQEIVRVDGKVQCVSGALASGVGTPPDSAPRVLDPLKLMSWYDLSVAGKSRVAGRDAVIVTLNPRDQHRYAFELHLDRRTGLPLRSLMLNDKSQLLERFQMTRLDTDDLPTDDDLKASAACKPVERVASASTETVAGWRSDWLPPGFELINSSVRRDPKRDSLVSSLMYDDGLARFSVFLEPVNDDVGPDTRAQLGPTVAVSRHLNTPKGKVMVTVVGEIPLGTAERVALSMRPQDAQARQ from the coding sequence ATGCGCGCGCTACCTCTCCTGTCGCTGCTGCTCGGCAGCTGCATGACGGTGCCGGCATTGGCGGCCAACTCCTCGCCCGAGGCGAGCGAGTGGTTGAACAAGCTGGCACGGGCCGAGCAAGAGCAGAGTTACCAGGGTTCCTTCGTCTACGAGCGTAATGGCAGCTTCTCCTCCCACGATATCTGGCACCGCGTCCAGGACGGCAAGGTCAGCGAGCGTCTGTTGCAGCTCGATGGCGCGGCCCAGGAGATCGTGCGCGTCGACGGCAAGGTGCAATGCGTCAGTGGGGCCCTGGCCAGTGGTGTCGGCACGCCACCGGACTCCGCACCGCGTGTACTCGATCCCCTGAAATTGATGAGCTGGTACGACTTGAGCGTGGCAGGCAAGTCGCGGGTCGCCGGTCGCGACGCCGTGATCGTCACGCTCAACCCACGGGACCAGCACCGCTACGCCTTCGAATTGCACCTGGACCGACGCACCGGCTTGCCCCTGCGCTCGCTGATGCTCAACGACAAGAGCCAGTTGCTCGAACGCTTCCAGATGACCCGTCTGGACACCGATGACCTGCCCACCGACGATGACCTCAAGGCCAGCGCCGCATGCAAGCCGGTCGAGCGTGTCGCCTCGGCCAGCACTGAAACCGTCGCCGGCTGGCGTTCGGACTGGCTGCCGCCGGGCTTCGAACTGATCAACAGTTCGGTGCGCCGCGATCCCAAGCGCGACAGCCTGGTCAGCAGCCTGATGTACGATGATGGCCTGGCACGCTTCTCGGTGTTCCTGGAGCCTGTCAACGATGATGTCGGCCCTGACACGCGCGCGCAGCTGGGGCCAACGGTGGCGGTTTCGCGCCACCTCAATACGCCCAAGGGCAAGGTCATGGTCACCGTGGTCGGGGAGATTCCCCTGGGGACCGCCGAGCGTGTCGCCTTGTCCATGCGCCCCCAGGATGCCCAGGCGCGCCAATGA